The Meles meles chromosome 6, mMelMel3.1 paternal haplotype, whole genome shotgun sequence genome has a window encoding:
- the LOC123943351 gene encoding disintegrin and metalloproteinase domain-containing protein 21-like, which produces MSLSRGLGLAESQIIMRTLFLLLAVWAGLAPVQCSQDRPSWRYISSEVVIPRKELHHGKGVQIPGWLSYSLRFGGKRHVIHMRRKKLFWSRHLLMITQDDQGALQMDYPFIPPDCYYVGYLEEIPLSMITMDTCYGGLEGIIKVDDLAYEIKPLSNSQRFEHVVSQIVADTKAVGLTYKLGHQEVRDPLFSQANASVVPRISSKMYSSHHGNIKALALSSKSMYTVFNNVSKCAQFLIRVFSLVDTFFQGVDIAFYISSMIIYDQRDPASMGNYNKIQNPYFRHYQNHVFPSLQPHSSIMLIKEGPRDHNYEPVPYGICRSRNLIMIGYFGRPYLFLSIIATQKVGRSAGMYYDDLYCFCQRRSTCIMYISPGLTDSFSNCSYTHIQHIVGGGVLECMYRTQNEYFNKSLTHDRCGNHIVDQGEECDCGSFKQCYNNPCCTNACSFTSGSKCNTGRCCTNCTYSPPGTLCRPIQNICDLPEYCRGVSLACPDDFYMQDGTPCTEAGYCYHGNCTDPTVHCQEIFGKNAVKGAKPCYDINRRGDRYGHCRRVAEKMKSTPCAHEDIYCGRLQCGNVTHLPRLQEHVGFHQSLISGFWCFGLDSHRSTGTNDVGHVRPGTPCGPGKICSNTYCNGSAAQLNYDCLPEKCSHRGICNNNRNCHCHIGWDPPRCIDRGAGGSTDSGPPPRIMRSIRQNDESLVYLRVVFGRIYALIAVFLFGVATNVRTIKTVRVKEEKTDEANPGIRLQTPEQQ; this is translated from the coding sequence ATGTCCCTGAGCAGGGGCCTGGGGCTGGCAGAGAGCCAGATCATCATGAGGACGCTCTTCTTGCTGCTTGCTGTCTGGGCAGGCCTGGCTCCTGTGCAATGTTCTCAAGACCGTCCATCATGGCGCTACATCTCCTCTGAGGTGGTCATTCCCAGGAAGGAGCTGCACCATGGCAAAGGCGTCCAGATACCAGGCTGGCTGTCCTACAGCCTGCGATTTGGGGGCAAGAGACACGTTATCCACATGCGGCGCAAGAAACTGTTTTGGTCCAGACATCTGCTGATGATAACTCAGGACGACCAAGGAGCCTTACAGATGGACTACCCCTTCATCCCTCCAGACTGTTACTACGTCGGCTACCTGGAGGAGATTCCTCTTTCCATGATCACCATGGACACATGCTATGGGGGTCTTGAAGGTATCATCAAGGTGGATGACCTCGCCTATGAAATCAAACCCCTCAGCAATTCCCAAAGGTTTGAACACGTTGTTTCTCAGATAGTGGCAGATACAAAAGCAGTGGGACTTACCTATAAACTGGGACATCAGGAGGTTAGGGATCCCCTATTCTCTCAAGCAAATGCCAGTGTTGTCCCCAGGATCTCTAGTAAGATGTATTCATCCCATCATGGAAATATCAAAGCGCTTGCTCTCAGTTCCAAGTCAATGTATACTGTGTTCAACAATGTGTCAAAATGTGCCCAATTCCTCATAAGGGTATTTAGTTTAGTTGACACATTTTTTCAAGGTGTTGATATAGCTTTTTATATTTCATCCATGATCATTTATGATCAGCGAGATCCAGCTTCTATGGGTAATTATAATAAGATACAGAATCCATATTTTCGGCATTATCAGAATCATGTCTTTCCAAGTCTTCAACCACATTCATCCATAATGTTGATAAAAGAGGGACCGCGGGATCATAATTATGAGCCTGTTCCATATGGTATTTGCCGTTCTCGAAACCTCATCATGATTGGTTATTTTGGCAGaccatatttatttttgtctatcATAGCAACACAAAAGGTGGGAAGAAGTGCTGGTATGTACTATGATGATTTATACTGTTTTTGCCAGAGAAGGTCCACTTGCATTATGTACATATCACCTGGTCTGACAGATTCCTTCAGTAACTGCTCCTATACACACATTCAGCACATAGTGGGTGGTGGTGTACTTGAGTGCATGTACAGAACCCAAAATGAGTATTTCAATAAAAGCCTGACCCACGATCGTTGTGGAAACCACATAGTGGATCAAGGTGAGGAGTGTGACTGTGGCTCCTTCAAACAGTGTTACAACAACCCCTGCTGTACGAATGCTTGTTCATTCACCAGTGGCAGCAAATGCAATACAGGCAGGTGCTGTACGAACTGCACCTATTCCCCTCCTGGGACACTCTGCAGACCAATCCAAAATATATGTGATCTTCCCGAGTACTGCCGTGGGGTGTCCTTGGCATGTCCTGATGATTTCTATATGCAAGATGGAACACCATGCACCGAAGCGGGTTATTGCTATCATGGAAATTGCACTGACCCCACTGTGCATTGCCAAGAAATCTTTGGTAAAAATGCTGTGAAAGGTGCAAAACCCTGCTATGACATAAATAGAAGAGGAGATAGATATGGACACTGCAGGAGAGTAGCTGAAAAAATGAAGAGTACTCCCTGTGCCCATGAAGACATTTATTGTGGAAGGCTGCAGTGTGGTAATGTCACACACCTCCCCCGCTTGCAAGAACATGTGGGATTCCATCAGTCTCTCATTTCAGGATTCTGGTGTTTTGGGCTGGACTCACATCGCTCCACAGGAACCAATGATGTTGGTCATGTGAGACCAGGTACACCCTGTGGTCCTGGAAAGATCTGTAGCAATACCTACTGCAATGGAAGTGCAGCTCAGCTGAATTATGACTGTTTACCTGAGAAATGCAGTCACAGGGGAATTTGCAACAATAACAGGAACTGTCATTGTCACATAGGCTGGGATCCTCCACGCTGCATTGACAGAGGTGCTGGTGGGAGCACAGACAGTGGACCCCCTCCACGTATAATGCGGTCAATCAGGCAAAATGATGAATCTCTGGTGTATCTGAGAGTGGTCTTTGGTCGCATTTATGCCTTAATAGCTGTATTCCTGTTTGGTGTCGCCACAAATGTAAGAACAATCAAGACAGTTAGagttaaggaagagaaaactgatGAAGCCAATCCTGGAATTAGACTCCAGACCCCCGAACAACAATAG